One Syngnathoides biaculeatus isolate LvHL_M chromosome 4, ASM1980259v1, whole genome shotgun sequence DNA window includes the following coding sequences:
- the cdc14b gene encoding dual specificity protein phosphatase CDC14B isoform X8: protein MKRKSERRRAETTRKRKTTKKKKKCRAEAEPNSDIYVEILDQLYFAILHQKIKSTTDRHCFCVDEELAYENFYADFGPLNLAMFYRFSCKLTKKLKSVTFSRKKIVFYTCGDQKKQANAAYLIGSYAVMYLNMMPEEAYSLLVSRNNTYIPFRDASFGTCMYNLNILDCLRAVHKALHYGWLDFSDFDVEEYEHYERAENGDLNWIIPGKFLAFSGPHPKSKIENGYPLHAPEAYIPYFRKHNITSVIRLNKKMYDARRFTDSGFEHHDLFFVDGSTPNDAIVRKFLNICENADGAVAVHCKAGLGRTGTLIGCYMMKHYCMTAAEVIAWIRICRPGSIIGPQQNFVEEKQNSLWAEGDVFREKMLSEKKNGKLAVTRILSGVDDITINGSNKNKASKKGETELYDDDEDRNGVTQGDKLRALKSKRQARSSSSLSQEENKIHTRSASQSLKSVLQASVQSCKTGVNSLALSDHSDSRKRTRTSLPATGVACSHSIPKARAPLLR from the exons ATGAAGCGCAAGAGCGAGAGGAGGCGAGCGGAGAcgacgaggaagaggaagacgacgaagaagaagaagaagtgccgCGCAGAGGCGGAGCCAAACTCGGATATTTACGTTGAGATTTTAG ATCAATTGTATTTCGCCATCCTTCACCAAAAGATTAAAAGCACGACAGATCGGCACTGCTTCTGCGTTGATGAAGAGTTGGCATATGAGAA CTTCTATGCAGACTTTGGCCCCCTCAACCTCGCCATGTTTTATCGCTTCTCTTGCAAGCTGACAAAGAAGCTCAAG TCCGTTACGTTTTCAAGGAAGAAGATTGTGTTTTACACCTGCGGTGACCAGAAAAAACAAGCCAACGCTGCCTACCTGATTGGCTCATACGCA GTAATGTACCTTAACATGATGCCAGAGGAGGCCTACAGTCTGTTGGTGTCAAGGAACAACACGTACATTCCATTCAG AGATGCCTCGTTTGGAACGTGCATGTACAATCTGAACATCCTGGACTGCTTGCGCGCCGTCCACAAG gcCCTGCACTACGGCTGGCTGGACTTCTCTGACTTTGACGTGGAGGAATACGAGCACTACGAGAGGGCAGAAAACGGGGATTTGAACTGGATCATTCCGGGAAAGTTCCTCGCGTTCAGCGGCCCTCATCCCAAAAGCAAAATAGAGAATG GATACCCTCTGCACGCGCCCGAGGCCTACATCCCTTACTTTAGGAAACACAACATCACCAGCGTCATCCGACTCAACAAAAAGATGTACGACGCCAGGCGCTTCACAGACTCGGGCTTTGAGCATCATGACCTGTTTTTCGTGGACGGTAGCACGCCCAATGACGCCATTGTCCGAAAGTTCCTCAATATCTGCGAGAATGCGGACGGAGCCGTCGCCGTCCACTGCAAAG CTGGTCTGGGGCGAACCGGGACTCTAATTGGCTGCTACATGATGAAGCATTACTGCATGACGGCGGCGGAAGTGATCGCTTGGATTCGGATCTGTCGCCCGGGATCCATCATCGGACCTCAGCAGAACTTTGTCGAAGA GAAGCAGAACAGCCTGTGGGCTGAGGGCGACGTCTTCCGGGAGAAGATGCTGAGCGAAAAGAAGAACGGTAAGCTGGCCGTGACCAGAATCCTCTCTGGAGTCGACGACATAACCATTAACggcagcaacaagaacaaagcgTCTAAGAAGGGCGAGACGGAACTG tacgacgacgacgaggaccgAAATGGCGTGACGCAGGGTGACAAACTGCGAGCCCTGAAGAGCAAGAGGCAGGCCAGATCTTCAAGCTCCTTATC GCAAGAAGAAAATAAGATTCACACCAGGTCAGCGTCCCAGTCTCTAAA ATCCGTCCTTCAGGCCAGCGTACAGAGCTGTAAGACTGGCGTCAACTCACTGGCTCTGTCTGACCACTCGGACAGCAGGAAGAGGACCAGAACCTCCCTGCCTGCCACTGGCGTAGCATGCAG tcACTCCATACCTAAAGCGAGAGCCCCTTTACTCCGGTGA
- the cdc14b gene encoding dual specificity protein phosphatase CDC14B isoform X5 yields MKRKSERRRAETTRKRKTTKKKKKCRAEAEPNSDIYVEILDQLYFAILHQKIKSTTDRHCFCVDEELAYENFYADFGPLNLAMFYRFSCKLTKKLKSVTFSRKKIVFYTCGDQKKQANAAYLIGSYAVMYLNMMPEEAYSLLVSRNNTYIPFRDASFGTCMYNLNILDCLRAVHKALHYGWLDFSDFDVEEYEHYERAENGDLNWIIPGKFLAFSGPHPKSKIENGYPLHAPEAYIPYFRKHNITSVIRLNKKMYDARRFTDSGFEHHDLFFVDGSTPNDAIVRKFLNICENADGAVAVHCKAGLGRTGTLIGCYMMKHYCMTAAEVIAWIRICRPGSIIGPQQNFVEEKQNSLWAEGDVFREKMLSEKKNGKLAVTRILSGVDDITINGSNKNKASKKGETELYDDDEDRNGVTQGDKLRALKSKRQARSSSSLSQEENKIHTRSASQSLKSVLQASVQSCKTGVNSLALSDHSDSRKRTRTSLPATGVACRPAAARGRKARPAFQSERLSKLCHSIPKARAPLLR; encoded by the exons ATGAAGCGCAAGAGCGAGAGGAGGCGAGCGGAGAcgacgaggaagaggaagacgacgaagaagaagaagaagtgccgCGCAGAGGCGGAGCCAAACTCGGATATTTACGTTGAGATTTTAG ATCAATTGTATTTCGCCATCCTTCACCAAAAGATTAAAAGCACGACAGATCGGCACTGCTTCTGCGTTGATGAAGAGTTGGCATATGAGAA CTTCTATGCAGACTTTGGCCCCCTCAACCTCGCCATGTTTTATCGCTTCTCTTGCAAGCTGACAAAGAAGCTCAAG TCCGTTACGTTTTCAAGGAAGAAGATTGTGTTTTACACCTGCGGTGACCAGAAAAAACAAGCCAACGCTGCCTACCTGATTGGCTCATACGCA GTAATGTACCTTAACATGATGCCAGAGGAGGCCTACAGTCTGTTGGTGTCAAGGAACAACACGTACATTCCATTCAG AGATGCCTCGTTTGGAACGTGCATGTACAATCTGAACATCCTGGACTGCTTGCGCGCCGTCCACAAG gcCCTGCACTACGGCTGGCTGGACTTCTCTGACTTTGACGTGGAGGAATACGAGCACTACGAGAGGGCAGAAAACGGGGATTTGAACTGGATCATTCCGGGAAAGTTCCTCGCGTTCAGCGGCCCTCATCCCAAAAGCAAAATAGAGAATG GATACCCTCTGCACGCGCCCGAGGCCTACATCCCTTACTTTAGGAAACACAACATCACCAGCGTCATCCGACTCAACAAAAAGATGTACGACGCCAGGCGCTTCACAGACTCGGGCTTTGAGCATCATGACCTGTTTTTCGTGGACGGTAGCACGCCCAATGACGCCATTGTCCGAAAGTTCCTCAATATCTGCGAGAATGCGGACGGAGCCGTCGCCGTCCACTGCAAAG CTGGTCTGGGGCGAACCGGGACTCTAATTGGCTGCTACATGATGAAGCATTACTGCATGACGGCGGCGGAAGTGATCGCTTGGATTCGGATCTGTCGCCCGGGATCCATCATCGGACCTCAGCAGAACTTTGTCGAAGA GAAGCAGAACAGCCTGTGGGCTGAGGGCGACGTCTTCCGGGAGAAGATGCTGAGCGAAAAGAAGAACGGTAAGCTGGCCGTGACCAGAATCCTCTCTGGAGTCGACGACATAACCATTAACggcagcaacaagaacaaagcgTCTAAGAAGGGCGAGACGGAACTG tacgacgacgacgaggaccgAAATGGCGTGACGCAGGGTGACAAACTGCGAGCCCTGAAGAGCAAGAGGCAGGCCAGATCTTCAAGCTCCTTATC GCAAGAAGAAAATAAGATTCACACCAGGTCAGCGTCCCAGTCTCTAAA ATCCGTCCTTCAGGCCAGCGTACAGAGCTGTAAGACTGGCGTCAACTCACTGGCTCTGTCTGACCACTCGGACAGCAGGAAGAGGACCAGAACCTCCCTGCCTGCCACTGGCGTAGCATGCAG ACCCGCCGCCGCCAGAGGACGTAAAGCTCGCCCTGCTTTTCAATCTGAGCGCTTGTCCAAGCTGTG tcACTCCATACCTAAAGCGAGAGCCCCTTTACTCCGGTGA
- the cdc14b gene encoding dual specificity protein phosphatase CDC14B isoform X2 produces MKRKSERRRAETTRKRKTTKKKKKCRAEAEPNSDIYVEILDQLYFAILHQKIKSTTDRHCFCVDEELAYENFYADFGPLNLAMFYRFSCKLTKKLKSVTFSRKKIVFYTCGDQKKQANAAYLIGSYAVMYLNMMPEEAYSLLVSRNNTYIPFRDASFGTCMYNLNILDCLRAVHKALHYGWLDFSDFDVEEYEHYERAENGDLNWIIPGKFLAFSGPHPKSKIENGYPLHAPEAYIPYFRKHNITSVIRLNKKMYDARRFTDSGFEHHDLFFVDGSTPNDAIVRKFLNICENADGAVAVHCKAGLGRTGTLIGCYMMKHYCMTAAEVIAWIRICRPGSIIGPQQNFVEEKQNSLWAEGDVFREKMLSEKKNGKLAVTRILSGVDDITINGSNKNKASKKGETELYDDDEDRNGVTQGDKLRALKSKRQARSSSSLSQEENKIHTRSASQSLKSVLQASVQSCKTGVNSLALSDHSDSRKRTRTSLPATGVACSSVCRAPLVNLLVVVSDGEAVRREPRGGHSDATNACNPVNLNAAHLQTRRRQRT; encoded by the exons ATGAAGCGCAAGAGCGAGAGGAGGCGAGCGGAGAcgacgaggaagaggaagacgacgaagaagaagaagaagtgccgCGCAGAGGCGGAGCCAAACTCGGATATTTACGTTGAGATTTTAG ATCAATTGTATTTCGCCATCCTTCACCAAAAGATTAAAAGCACGACAGATCGGCACTGCTTCTGCGTTGATGAAGAGTTGGCATATGAGAA CTTCTATGCAGACTTTGGCCCCCTCAACCTCGCCATGTTTTATCGCTTCTCTTGCAAGCTGACAAAGAAGCTCAAG TCCGTTACGTTTTCAAGGAAGAAGATTGTGTTTTACACCTGCGGTGACCAGAAAAAACAAGCCAACGCTGCCTACCTGATTGGCTCATACGCA GTAATGTACCTTAACATGATGCCAGAGGAGGCCTACAGTCTGTTGGTGTCAAGGAACAACACGTACATTCCATTCAG AGATGCCTCGTTTGGAACGTGCATGTACAATCTGAACATCCTGGACTGCTTGCGCGCCGTCCACAAG gcCCTGCACTACGGCTGGCTGGACTTCTCTGACTTTGACGTGGAGGAATACGAGCACTACGAGAGGGCAGAAAACGGGGATTTGAACTGGATCATTCCGGGAAAGTTCCTCGCGTTCAGCGGCCCTCATCCCAAAAGCAAAATAGAGAATG GATACCCTCTGCACGCGCCCGAGGCCTACATCCCTTACTTTAGGAAACACAACATCACCAGCGTCATCCGACTCAACAAAAAGATGTACGACGCCAGGCGCTTCACAGACTCGGGCTTTGAGCATCATGACCTGTTTTTCGTGGACGGTAGCACGCCCAATGACGCCATTGTCCGAAAGTTCCTCAATATCTGCGAGAATGCGGACGGAGCCGTCGCCGTCCACTGCAAAG CTGGTCTGGGGCGAACCGGGACTCTAATTGGCTGCTACATGATGAAGCATTACTGCATGACGGCGGCGGAAGTGATCGCTTGGATTCGGATCTGTCGCCCGGGATCCATCATCGGACCTCAGCAGAACTTTGTCGAAGA GAAGCAGAACAGCCTGTGGGCTGAGGGCGACGTCTTCCGGGAGAAGATGCTGAGCGAAAAGAAGAACGGTAAGCTGGCCGTGACCAGAATCCTCTCTGGAGTCGACGACATAACCATTAACggcagcaacaagaacaaagcgTCTAAGAAGGGCGAGACGGAACTG tacgacgacgacgaggaccgAAATGGCGTGACGCAGGGTGACAAACTGCGAGCCCTGAAGAGCAAGAGGCAGGCCAGATCTTCAAGCTCCTTATC GCAAGAAGAAAATAAGATTCACACCAGGTCAGCGTCCCAGTCTCTAAA ATCCGTCCTTCAGGCCAGCGTACAGAGCTGTAAGACTGGCGTCAACTCACTGGCTCTGTCTGACCACTCGGACAGCAGGAAGAGGACCAGAACCTCCCTGCCTGCCACTGGCGTAGCATGCAG CTCCGTATGTCGCGCCCCGCTGGTCAACTTGCTCGTAGTGGTCAGCGACGGGGAAGCCGTGCGTCGTGAACCACGCGGCGGCCATAGCGACGCGACCAACGCGTGCAATCCCGTCAACTTAAACGCGGCGCACTTGCAG ACCCGCCGCCGCCAGAGGACGTAA
- the cdc14b gene encoding dual specificity protein phosphatase CDC14B isoform X1, whose translation MKRKSERRRAETTRKRKTTKKKKKCRAEAEPNSDIYVEILDQLYFAILHQKIKSTTDRHCFCVDEELAYENFYADFGPLNLAMFYRFSCKLTKKLKSVTFSRKKIVFYTCGDQKKQANAAYLIGSYAVMYLNMMPEEAYSLLVSRNNTYIPFRDASFGTCMYNLNILDCLRAVHKALHYGWLDFSDFDVEEYEHYERAENGDLNWIIPGKFLAFSGPHPKSKIENGYPLHAPEAYIPYFRKHNITSVIRLNKKMYDARRFTDSGFEHHDLFFVDGSTPNDAIVRKFLNICENADGAVAVHCKAGLGRTGTLIGCYMMKHYCMTAAEVIAWIRICRPGSIIGPQQNFVEEKQNSLWAEGDVFREKMLSEKKNGKLAVTRILSGVDDITINGSNKNKASKKGETELYDDDEDRNGVTQGDKLRALKSKRQARSSSSLSQEENKIHTRSASQSLNRSVLQASVQSCKTGVNSLALSDHSDSRKRTRTSLPATGVACSSVCRAPLVNLLVVVSDGEAVRREPRGGHSDATNACNPVNLNAAHLQTRRRQRT comes from the exons ATGAAGCGCAAGAGCGAGAGGAGGCGAGCGGAGAcgacgaggaagaggaagacgacgaagaagaagaagaagtgccgCGCAGAGGCGGAGCCAAACTCGGATATTTACGTTGAGATTTTAG ATCAATTGTATTTCGCCATCCTTCACCAAAAGATTAAAAGCACGACAGATCGGCACTGCTTCTGCGTTGATGAAGAGTTGGCATATGAGAA CTTCTATGCAGACTTTGGCCCCCTCAACCTCGCCATGTTTTATCGCTTCTCTTGCAAGCTGACAAAGAAGCTCAAG TCCGTTACGTTTTCAAGGAAGAAGATTGTGTTTTACACCTGCGGTGACCAGAAAAAACAAGCCAACGCTGCCTACCTGATTGGCTCATACGCA GTAATGTACCTTAACATGATGCCAGAGGAGGCCTACAGTCTGTTGGTGTCAAGGAACAACACGTACATTCCATTCAG AGATGCCTCGTTTGGAACGTGCATGTACAATCTGAACATCCTGGACTGCTTGCGCGCCGTCCACAAG gcCCTGCACTACGGCTGGCTGGACTTCTCTGACTTTGACGTGGAGGAATACGAGCACTACGAGAGGGCAGAAAACGGGGATTTGAACTGGATCATTCCGGGAAAGTTCCTCGCGTTCAGCGGCCCTCATCCCAAAAGCAAAATAGAGAATG GATACCCTCTGCACGCGCCCGAGGCCTACATCCCTTACTTTAGGAAACACAACATCACCAGCGTCATCCGACTCAACAAAAAGATGTACGACGCCAGGCGCTTCACAGACTCGGGCTTTGAGCATCATGACCTGTTTTTCGTGGACGGTAGCACGCCCAATGACGCCATTGTCCGAAAGTTCCTCAATATCTGCGAGAATGCGGACGGAGCCGTCGCCGTCCACTGCAAAG CTGGTCTGGGGCGAACCGGGACTCTAATTGGCTGCTACATGATGAAGCATTACTGCATGACGGCGGCGGAAGTGATCGCTTGGATTCGGATCTGTCGCCCGGGATCCATCATCGGACCTCAGCAGAACTTTGTCGAAGA GAAGCAGAACAGCCTGTGGGCTGAGGGCGACGTCTTCCGGGAGAAGATGCTGAGCGAAAAGAAGAACGGTAAGCTGGCCGTGACCAGAATCCTCTCTGGAGTCGACGACATAACCATTAACggcagcaacaagaacaaagcgTCTAAGAAGGGCGAGACGGAACTG tacgacgacgacgaggaccgAAATGGCGTGACGCAGGGTGACAAACTGCGAGCCCTGAAGAGCAAGAGGCAGGCCAGATCTTCAAGCTCCTTATC GCAAGAAGAAAATAAGATTCACACCAGGTCAGCGTCCCAGTCTCTAAA CAGATCCGTCCTTCAGGCCAGCGTACAGAGCTGTAAGACTGGCGTCAACTCACTGGCTCTGTCTGACCACTCGGACAGCAGGAAGAGGACCAGAACCTCCCTGCCTGCCACTGGCGTAGCATGCAG CTCCGTATGTCGCGCCCCGCTGGTCAACTTGCTCGTAGTGGTCAGCGACGGGGAAGCCGTGCGTCGTGAACCACGCGGCGGCCATAGCGACGCGACCAACGCGTGCAATCCCGTCAACTTAAACGCGGCGCACTTGCAG ACCCGCCGCCGCCAGAGGACGTAA
- the cdc14b gene encoding dual specificity protein phosphatase CDC14B isoform X7, whose product MKRKSERRRAETTRKRKTTKKKKKCRAEAEPNSDIYVEILDQLYFAILHQKIKSTTDRHCFCVDEELAYENFYADFGPLNLAMFYRFSCKLTKKLKSVTFSRKKIVFYTCGDQKKQANAAYLIGSYAVMYLNMMPEEAYSLLVSRNNTYIPFRDASFGTCMYNLNILDCLRAVHKALHYGWLDFSDFDVEEYEHYERAENGDLNWIIPGKFLAFSGPHPKSKIENGYPLHAPEAYIPYFRKHNITSVIRLNKKMYDARRFTDSGFEHHDLFFVDGSTPNDAIVRKFLNICENADGAVAVHCKAGLGRTGTLIGCYMMKHYCMTAAEVIAWIRICRPGSIIGPQQNFVEEKQNSLWAEGDVFREKMLSEKKNGKLAVTRILSGVDDITINGSNKNKASKKGETELYDDDEDRNGVTQGDKLRALKSKRQARSSSSLSQEENKIHTRSASQSLNRSVLQASVQSCKTGVNSLALSDHSDSRKRTRTSLPATGVACSHSIPKARAPLLR is encoded by the exons ATGAAGCGCAAGAGCGAGAGGAGGCGAGCGGAGAcgacgaggaagaggaagacgacgaagaagaagaagaagtgccgCGCAGAGGCGGAGCCAAACTCGGATATTTACGTTGAGATTTTAG ATCAATTGTATTTCGCCATCCTTCACCAAAAGATTAAAAGCACGACAGATCGGCACTGCTTCTGCGTTGATGAAGAGTTGGCATATGAGAA CTTCTATGCAGACTTTGGCCCCCTCAACCTCGCCATGTTTTATCGCTTCTCTTGCAAGCTGACAAAGAAGCTCAAG TCCGTTACGTTTTCAAGGAAGAAGATTGTGTTTTACACCTGCGGTGACCAGAAAAAACAAGCCAACGCTGCCTACCTGATTGGCTCATACGCA GTAATGTACCTTAACATGATGCCAGAGGAGGCCTACAGTCTGTTGGTGTCAAGGAACAACACGTACATTCCATTCAG AGATGCCTCGTTTGGAACGTGCATGTACAATCTGAACATCCTGGACTGCTTGCGCGCCGTCCACAAG gcCCTGCACTACGGCTGGCTGGACTTCTCTGACTTTGACGTGGAGGAATACGAGCACTACGAGAGGGCAGAAAACGGGGATTTGAACTGGATCATTCCGGGAAAGTTCCTCGCGTTCAGCGGCCCTCATCCCAAAAGCAAAATAGAGAATG GATACCCTCTGCACGCGCCCGAGGCCTACATCCCTTACTTTAGGAAACACAACATCACCAGCGTCATCCGACTCAACAAAAAGATGTACGACGCCAGGCGCTTCACAGACTCGGGCTTTGAGCATCATGACCTGTTTTTCGTGGACGGTAGCACGCCCAATGACGCCATTGTCCGAAAGTTCCTCAATATCTGCGAGAATGCGGACGGAGCCGTCGCCGTCCACTGCAAAG CTGGTCTGGGGCGAACCGGGACTCTAATTGGCTGCTACATGATGAAGCATTACTGCATGACGGCGGCGGAAGTGATCGCTTGGATTCGGATCTGTCGCCCGGGATCCATCATCGGACCTCAGCAGAACTTTGTCGAAGA GAAGCAGAACAGCCTGTGGGCTGAGGGCGACGTCTTCCGGGAGAAGATGCTGAGCGAAAAGAAGAACGGTAAGCTGGCCGTGACCAGAATCCTCTCTGGAGTCGACGACATAACCATTAACggcagcaacaagaacaaagcgTCTAAGAAGGGCGAGACGGAACTG tacgacgacgacgaggaccgAAATGGCGTGACGCAGGGTGACAAACTGCGAGCCCTGAAGAGCAAGAGGCAGGCCAGATCTTCAAGCTCCTTATC GCAAGAAGAAAATAAGATTCACACCAGGTCAGCGTCCCAGTCTCTAAA CAGATCCGTCCTTCAGGCCAGCGTACAGAGCTGTAAGACTGGCGTCAACTCACTGGCTCTGTCTGACCACTCGGACAGCAGGAAGAGGACCAGAACCTCCCTGCCTGCCACTGGCGTAGCATGCAG tcACTCCATACCTAAAGCGAGAGCCCCTTTACTCCGGTGA
- the cdc14b gene encoding dual specificity protein phosphatase CDC14B isoform X4, with product MKRKSERRRAETTRKRKTTKKKKKCRAEAEPNSDIYVEILDQLYFAILHQKIKSTTDRHCFCVDEELAYENFYADFGPLNLAMFYRFSCKLTKKLKSVTFSRKKIVFYTCGDQKKQANAAYLIGSYAVMYLNMMPEEAYSLLVSRNNTYIPFRDASFGTCMYNLNILDCLRAVHKALHYGWLDFSDFDVEEYEHYERAENGDLNWIIPGKFLAFSGPHPKSKIENGYPLHAPEAYIPYFRKHNITSVIRLNKKMYDARRFTDSGFEHHDLFFVDGSTPNDAIVRKFLNICENADGAVAVHCKAGLGRTGTLIGCYMMKHYCMTAAEVIAWIRICRPGSIIGPQQNFVEEKQNSLWAEGDVFREKMLSEKKNGKLAVTRILSGVDDITINGSNKNKASKKGETELYDDDEDRNGVTQGDKLRALKSKRQARSSSSLSQEENKIHTRSASQSLNRSVLQASVQSCKTGVNSLALSDHSDSRKRTRTSLPATGVACRPAAARGRKARPAFQSERLSKLCHSIPKARAPLLR from the exons ATGAAGCGCAAGAGCGAGAGGAGGCGAGCGGAGAcgacgaggaagaggaagacgacgaagaagaagaagaagtgccgCGCAGAGGCGGAGCCAAACTCGGATATTTACGTTGAGATTTTAG ATCAATTGTATTTCGCCATCCTTCACCAAAAGATTAAAAGCACGACAGATCGGCACTGCTTCTGCGTTGATGAAGAGTTGGCATATGAGAA CTTCTATGCAGACTTTGGCCCCCTCAACCTCGCCATGTTTTATCGCTTCTCTTGCAAGCTGACAAAGAAGCTCAAG TCCGTTACGTTTTCAAGGAAGAAGATTGTGTTTTACACCTGCGGTGACCAGAAAAAACAAGCCAACGCTGCCTACCTGATTGGCTCATACGCA GTAATGTACCTTAACATGATGCCAGAGGAGGCCTACAGTCTGTTGGTGTCAAGGAACAACACGTACATTCCATTCAG AGATGCCTCGTTTGGAACGTGCATGTACAATCTGAACATCCTGGACTGCTTGCGCGCCGTCCACAAG gcCCTGCACTACGGCTGGCTGGACTTCTCTGACTTTGACGTGGAGGAATACGAGCACTACGAGAGGGCAGAAAACGGGGATTTGAACTGGATCATTCCGGGAAAGTTCCTCGCGTTCAGCGGCCCTCATCCCAAAAGCAAAATAGAGAATG GATACCCTCTGCACGCGCCCGAGGCCTACATCCCTTACTTTAGGAAACACAACATCACCAGCGTCATCCGACTCAACAAAAAGATGTACGACGCCAGGCGCTTCACAGACTCGGGCTTTGAGCATCATGACCTGTTTTTCGTGGACGGTAGCACGCCCAATGACGCCATTGTCCGAAAGTTCCTCAATATCTGCGAGAATGCGGACGGAGCCGTCGCCGTCCACTGCAAAG CTGGTCTGGGGCGAACCGGGACTCTAATTGGCTGCTACATGATGAAGCATTACTGCATGACGGCGGCGGAAGTGATCGCTTGGATTCGGATCTGTCGCCCGGGATCCATCATCGGACCTCAGCAGAACTTTGTCGAAGA GAAGCAGAACAGCCTGTGGGCTGAGGGCGACGTCTTCCGGGAGAAGATGCTGAGCGAAAAGAAGAACGGTAAGCTGGCCGTGACCAGAATCCTCTCTGGAGTCGACGACATAACCATTAACggcagcaacaagaacaaagcgTCTAAGAAGGGCGAGACGGAACTG tacgacgacgacgaggaccgAAATGGCGTGACGCAGGGTGACAAACTGCGAGCCCTGAAGAGCAAGAGGCAGGCCAGATCTTCAAGCTCCTTATC GCAAGAAGAAAATAAGATTCACACCAGGTCAGCGTCCCAGTCTCTAAA CAGATCCGTCCTTCAGGCCAGCGTACAGAGCTGTAAGACTGGCGTCAACTCACTGGCTCTGTCTGACCACTCGGACAGCAGGAAGAGGACCAGAACCTCCCTGCCTGCCACTGGCGTAGCATGCAG ACCCGCCGCCGCCAGAGGACGTAAAGCTCGCCCTGCTTTTCAATCTGAGCGCTTGTCCAAGCTGTG tcACTCCATACCTAAAGCGAGAGCCCCTTTACTCCGGTGA